The sequence TTATCCctacctcgtggaggtagagaggttgttttctAAAGACCCTCGGCTCTAGTGGCGGAGCCAGGATTTTTACTAAGGGGtttcaaaaaatgaagaagtaaaCACACTAAAAAAAGCGTTGAAGGGGGTTaaacatctactatatatacatcaaATATAACTACAAATTGTTACCTTTACGAAATATCCACCAGCTAACATGAATGTCATTACTGTTACTGATGCTAAAGTTGTTGCCTTCTTTAAATCCATTAGTGTAGCCCCGATTGCTAGTCCTAATCCCTGGAAACAATGAATTAAGCAACGATTAACAGACGATTATTATTGAAGTTACGAATGCAAGTGAGTTAAGCATTACGTTAgaattgaagaaaatggaatACCTGAGCTGCTACGATGCAGAGGAAAGTCGTGAGAACGGTTAGGAAAAAGGCACAAACATCATGTTTCAAGCCTGCCATGAAGTAAACTACTAAGATAAAGAGTACTGGCAGTATAAGATCCAAGGGGATGTCACTGGTGGTTCGCGCCAAAAAATACGCGCTTAATCTGTACATATCAGCAGATCTTTCTTTATTCAGCATTGCCCTTTCTTGTGGAAATGTGAAGATTGCTGTAAATACTGGAAAAAATCCCCAGAACACCGCGATAAAGAACAGCAGCCCCGCCTGCAATGAAGTTCCACTGATATGATAATCGGTTGCAAATGTGCTACTAGTGCATTAATATAAAGGTTTCGTAAACGTTTCAGTTAGTTTCTTTAGAACCATAGACTGACGGATGGTCAGTTGGAACACCCTTCGTCGGAAGATTATACTGTGTGTATATGTCAAATACCTGTTCTTGCATATGTTTAGGACTATCACCACCAGATTGCCACCACAACATGCCTAAGATAACTGCAGTTGCAACAACTTGAGTGATTCTCAACCAGCTAAAATAATCGTGGCGTCGTTCTTTAAGTCCTCTCCAGAACAATATGGAGTATTGTGTCCACCAGCTTGCTCCCCATTCTCTCTTTGAGGTAACTACTTTTGACTTCAATTCCTCATCAATCATCATGGGAGCcaaaagtttctttttttcGCTCTCAGCAACTCGCGTTTCATATGCTTCCACTAGATACTGTTAAAAatcgaaaaagaaaatatggtgaggattcatatagtcgACCCGAACTTGATGTAGATTGAAGAAGATTTGTTGTTGATAAATTGCTTTGAAAAATAGTTGAGCTCTTCCTATGACTAGTTGTGTTCCAAGGCATAGAGGTGATCTATCTGGTTCTCTGcattttttatatgtaaacgactctccaaaaatgttgttGCACCTGTGTCGGATCCTCCAACAATGCACTATTTATCGAGGATACGACATGAATCCATCAACGTTTTTAAAGAGTTCGAGCAAATAAGGCCGAAAAACTCAGAAAGACAAAAAGGAACAGAAAACAAAAATTAGATTTATGCTAAGTGATAGGTTGAGTTATTTTTTCCTCTGAGATGATTAAAAAACTTATGTACTTGACGATGAAAAACGTAAGTTGCtcggattcttcaaaaatgatGCTGCCCCCATATCAGATCATCCAAAATTcgaaaatgcactatttttggaggatccgacatGACTGGtttaatgtaccaaaatgtcctttcaTGTTGCAGTCTTAGACATGACGTGTGGAAAGTTAGAATGAAAGAGTTGTCAAAAAAATGGAAAGAGACATACATTCCTTTTGAAACGGAAAGtaagataaacaaattaaaacggaGAGAGTCGTAGAATTTATTCACCTCATGCACAATTGCTGGTGATGGCTTTCCATTCCTTGTTTCAGTATCTGAATTCCCAATCTGTACTTTGTCCTCCAACTCTGATGGAACGGAAACATCGTTTAAGTTTCCGTTCGCGAGATCCAGCAGAAATTCTGCTGGATTCATTGATATCAAAGGTGTACATCCTATAGTTGAAAAATAGTCCATTGCCTCAGATGCCTTCCCAAAGTACAGTAAACTCCCTTTGCCAAGAAGAATCAACTTATCAAACTTGTGGAATAGTCTACTAGACGGTTGATGGATCGTTGTGATCACCGTCTTTCCAGCCTATAACCACAGAATTGTAAGGACATATAACTCGTGCTATGACGATGTCTAAGATAAAAACACAGAGAAAGTCATACCTCAGCGATATCGTGTAGTATCTCAACTGTCCTTAAAGCTGTCGTTGAATCCAAACCGGATGTAGGTTCATCGAGGAACAATAAGGAGGGGTTGATTATGATCTCATTTCCAATACAGACGCGTTTTCTTTCTCCTCCTGATACTCCACGAACGAAGGAGCCACCGATCATTGTATCTTGGCATCTGTAAAAGCATCACATTCCTTATTCAGCTTTCACAAAATGAATTCAGTAAGTTACCTTTTTCTTAGATTTTAGAACTCATAAACTCAAAATTATGGTTCCGTCTCTGATCACATGAAGATTACTTCAAAAATTGTCAAGTATATAGAAACAATTAGTTACCTCTCTAGTCCTAGCTCGTATATCACATCGATGGCTCGTTTTTGTTTCTCCTCCTTCGTCAGTTTCTTTGGTAGTCGTAGGCGTGCTGCATACGTTAATGTTTCTCTCACTGTCAAGTGAGGAAATAGTATATCATCTTGAGTCACAAATCCAATCCTGCCAAGAATTTCACATTCATATGTTACATTCGAGTGAAAGAAAATCAATCGAATCCTTCAAAAATGCACTACGTCCCGGAGGATCCACTAGGGTTGGTGAAATGTTTGCTATGTTGCTCAAAACTCTCCAAAAACGTTGTAGCGCCTATGTTAGATTCTCCAAAAACAAAATGTACTAATTCTAGAGGATCCGACAGGCATCAGTCAACATTTTTTctagagtccgagcaacatagtcACTTGATGAATATTGTCTATATATGTTGTTCAGACTCTCACAAAAAACGTTGTCGCACCTATgtcagatcctccaaaaattatctacttttggaggatccaacATCATACCAGtcaacatttttgaagaatccgaACAACATAGTCACTTGATGAATATTGACTGTATATGTTGTTcagactctccaaaaatgtttCCCACATCACACCAGTCGATATATTGTTGTTCAGACTCTCTAAAAATGTTGTCACACGTATGTCAGATCCTCCAGAAATGCACTTATTCCGGAGGATCCAACATCACACCAGTCGACATTTCTGAAGAGTCTGAACAACATAAAAAACTGCCAAATGAATTCCGGAGGGTAATTCAATCACCTGCTCTTTAAATGCTTTGAATATGGTTGTTCATTGTAAGTGATTGAACCTCCTGTTGGCTCTTTCACCCTCCCTCCAAGCAGGCTGAGCAACGTCGTTTTTCCGCTACCGGAAGGTCCCATCATGGCTAAAACTTCCCCTGGATCAACAGAACCACTTATTCCTGTCAAAATTTCCTTCTCTCTTGTTGATGTTACACCTTTGATAACCACCTTGTAACATACCTCAGTAAACTGcataatttttgtgaaaataagTAACTTCACAATAAGTTCATACAATATAATTaactaaagttttaaaataacaCCTATACCGAAATTTACGCCCCTCGCGTATGTTGCCTTGTGAGCAGTGGCGGATCCAGGATTTTAAAATAACTGCATACTATACTCTATTATGTGGTACATTTTTGTGCAACACTTCTTCTAGGGTTGTTAAAAGAGTTAACAATCAAAAACATACCTGAACTGTCGTTTTTTCACGAGTTTCACCCCTCCAACTATTGGTTCTTTCCTTTTCCTATATGAACTACGACCATCTATGTATTAGAACACACTCAACTATCGATTGTTCCCTTTTCCTACCTGAAAGGGAATAACTGATAGTTGAAGTGTGTTTTGATACATAGATAGTGATAGTTCAGGAAGTAAAAGGGAAGAACTGATAGTTAGAGTGTGAAACTCGCGAAAAAATATGTTCAGATGTGTTTTCGACCTTTAAGTGGGAGGGGAAGTCTTGTACAAAAATACCTCATGAAATTAGATTTTGTACAAGACTGAACCTGATATTTAAAGGATCGCTTCGTAACATTAACCTCCCTCCTTTTGCCTGTCCAAATACATAGTAGTACCCAATCAATTCGTATTTCCAATAGGCGGTGTCAGAAATTTCACTAAGGATTTTCACGATAACATACACtactaataaaaaattgatattagtGACCATAGACAAATATTGTAACTAAACAACAAAAGTCGTCACTAAATAGTATTagcaacaaattatatatcaaaaaatcAAGTCAGCTACGAGCAATTTAGCGATAAATTAGCAACAAAGTTCATAGCTAATTctaattgcaattttttttatgttagtgACTATttgacctatatatatatatatatacacacacgtATTACTATAATTTTTCAGTAAAAAGCGTTCAATTGATCACCCTTTCGTCTATTTAGACCTAaaccaaaaaattcaaaaaaaaattttttttatgaattttataataacTTAGGTTCACACCTTGAGATATATTGGTAAGGTAGGTTCTGCTTGaatcttcatttttcttgtGCCAGCTTCAATATCTTCAGCTGCAATaagtacataaatatatatatatataataaaagccataatcaaaatttgaagtttatcgTTACATAACTACTTAATGTAACAATAACTCGGCTCATTGtcaaatatttacatatatttagtCGATTTCTCAATAAATAGCAAAAACTATTGAGTTCATTTAAACTCACATACACGTTAGTTTCCTACTAGCATATCCGTTTTATAACGTTAATAGTTTGATTCGATATGAAATTTGTGAtctatgttaaaatattttttgtggctatagaaatttatcaataacaaaatataaggTTTAAAACTATAATAggttttaaattgattaaattactaCCTTCCTAATAATTATACATTAACCAAATACatgttgaaaaaagaaattttgcAACTACATGTACTTAAATGAAGCAATGTGACAATCCTTGTGAGGGCATGATATCAACATtacaaataaatacttttttattcttaatcagAAATCAATCGATCTCGACTTCAAGAAGTATATAAAGGTTCTTTTCTTTGTCAACATTTTACACAATTCAATATAAGGCGTTCTAACATAAAcctaatcaaattttaatacgAGTACCAAAAATAGATTGAGATACCTCACAAAAAGTTATTAGtcatgataataatataaaaagtaaaaattcattttttttttttgctttaataaTTGCGATATCCCATTCAACTCTATCAAAAGTAATGTATGTGCACAAAGTGGGCACCATGACAAGACTTAAAACCAACCAACTTTAGTGTAATTTTCCTATTTAAACCAACAAAATTGGCAACACACATTATTTGAACAAGTGTCTAATTGATAATTGTGGAGGATGACAACTTTTTGTAGGCCAAAACTTATCCCATTATTATAAGTGGTCaatatttgaaacaaaaaaaaaatattttgaatataagttgaaaaaaaagtgtttggatataatatcaattattgatttcatataaaaatattaaaatttattcctatggatatattttttttgtttattaaagtaattaatgAAAGAAACTTTTCACTATGGACCTCATATGACTACCATAAAAAAGTAGGGGGTCCACTTTTCACCAGTTTCTTACTTTAGGGACctctagaaaaaaaaagtcagtGTGGCAGTGGTTAATATTGACCCATGCACATGAAATAGGCTAGGTCATGGCTTTTTGGCTCTCCAAAACTAGTGTTCGATATTCGTTTTTGAGTTCgattaattctaatttttattatttagtcttgttttgaaaataaagcGTCATAATCTAGACGATTTTATATATAAGGCTCGAATCAAAAAGTATACGCTAAAAGTCTCATTTTCATGAGGCTAATGATACACTCATATACTAGAAGACGACACACGATTTAATACCTAGGGCTCGAAATACGAATCTGAGAAAAACAATACTGACCTTCTTTGGGTTATACAAATTAATTTGAGCTGGAAAGTTATAGTTCGATGCATGTAAATACTAAAGCATTTCTATCGTAGGCATAACTTTATATTCAGAATTCAAACCTGAAAACTCTTATTAAGAACAGAAGAGTAATTATCACTTCATCACGACATTTCGTGATTAAGGTTGAACTTCTTTATTCCCTTTTTcttctatatataataaaacttCCCATTTCTTGAACCAAtcatttgactttttttaagcCTTGaacattattaattttttgatttgtttCTTAATAAATGCTATATAACTTCttatagtaaatattttatatttttttttgtatagtgATGGCTTTAATTATCTATACATGCCCTCAAgagaaggaaaacaaaaagaaagtaaagtttTTAAATGTGGCAGCCTGTTGAGAGGATGTATGTGAATTGACACAAATACCCTTAGACATGTAGGGTTATGAATATTTATAACCAAGAAATCTCTTTGTTAACAAGGGTATTTATGTCTTTTGAAATGATTGAACTTTTTGTGGTGcacaaattaaagaaatgttGGTAAAAATATGCCAATAATTTGaacttcccttttttctttggataaaaaaaactaaaagatttaaaaataaatatttacttaccaatatcatcatcatcactaaAGGGTTTCATATCCGCGATCTCATCTGAGGGCACCGTAAAGCCCGTAAAAGAGAAAGATAAGCCCAGACTGGCACTAGAGGCGCGGCTCAGGGCCGCGCCACTACTGACTTCATCTAAGTCAAACTTCAATTGAGCACTTCTTGACTTCCTAATATGTGTGTTATTTCTCCCTCCACCACTCCGTCCTGGAGATGCACCCGTTAATCGTCTGCTTGACTTTCTCGATAACGTCTCCGACCCTCCTCCTCCACCCGCCACGTCACCGTTCATCGGCGACGACTTTGTTCCTCCTCCCATTGCTGCTGAAATTGCTTCCACCAATTGATCTGACTTTGTACGTAGTAAACTAGTGGTACTTGGCTTATCCAtcattttttttccctttaatgAAAAGGTAATAGTGTTAATTATACATGCatgcaataaaaataataataattcaacttattgaaaaaataaaagaagaaagaagtcaATTTTATTAAAGTAACAAACCATGCATATCTACATATAATTAACTAGcattttcctatatatatacatataaaagaaaatttttattttttagatttactAAGTTatcaaaaacaacaagaaaagGGGAAGGAAAAGAAACAACTATAGAAAGGAATAAAAATATGTCATCTTACCTTTCAATAATTCTATCAACAAAACTATATACTATAAAGTTTCAATGATATCATAGTGTTGGAGCTAGAGGGACGATCGAAAGGACTCATTCGAACCCTcgtcattaaaaaaatttatgtatatttaacTGATTATGATGAACGAACTTcgtaaaacaaattaaattataattgcaaTATAGGATCATACCTTtgcacaaataataataataaaaagaaagaaagttgtTGTGGAGAGAATACTCAAATATTATTTCACTAGTTCTATGAACTCTTTATAACAATTTTACTTGTCCAAAGTgcaattcattatttttcttttatagctAGAAAAATAAAGacatgaaaagttaaaattacataaatacccTTGTCCAATTACCcccacaaaaaataataatatatttttgcataattttaCACCAACGGTGGAAAACCACTTAGCATAAatgcaaaataatattattcataaaacatgaacaacaacattaaagttttaatttgtCTAGTCCAAATCATCCTTGTCATACACGTGTATGTATTGCTTTTCTTTTGAGAAATCATCACTTTGGAGTCTTTTCATTATcctataatatatttattgagTTTACGTTCGTATACATCGTcagtataaaaaatatatcgaTATATTATTTGAACAATTTAATAGTATACATAAACATCTTcctataacaataataatgta comes from Solanum pennellii chromosome 1, SPENNV200 and encodes:
- the LOC107005982 gene encoding ABC transporter G family member 22-like isoform X2: MMGPSGSGKTTLLSLLGGRVKEPTGGSITYNEQPYSKHLKSRIGFVTQDDILFPHLTVRETLTYAARLRLPKKLTKEEKQKRAIDVIYELGLERCQDTMIGGSFVRGVSGGERKRVCIGNEIIINPSLLFLDEPTSGLDSTTALRTVEILHDIAEAGKTVITTIHQPSSRLFHKFDKLILLGKGSLLYFGKASEAMDYFSTIGCTPLISMNPAEFLLDLANGNLNDVSVPSELEDKVQIGNSDTETRNGKPSPAIVHEYLVEAYETRVAESEKKKLLAPMMIDEELKSKVVTSKREWGASWWTQYSILFWRGLKERRHDYFSWLRITQVVATAVILGMLWWQSGGDSPKHMQEQAGLLFFIAVFWGFFPVFTAIFTFPQERAMLNKERSADMYRLSAYFLARTTSDIPLDLILPVLFILVVYFMAGLKHDVCAFFLTVLTTFLCIVAAQGLGLAIGATLMDLKKATTLASVTVMTFMLAGGYFVKEVPVFISWLRYLSYNYQTYKLLLKVQYKEKNDWVDGIKVGNGVKEVSTLLAMVFGYRLLAYISLRRMKLHSGA
- the LOC107005982 gene encoding ABC transporter G family member 22-like isoform X1; the protein is MMDKPSTTSLLRTKSDQLVEAISAAMGGGTKSSPMNGDVAGGGGGSETLSRKSSRRLTGASPGRSGGGRNNTHIRKSRSAQLKFDLDEVSSGAALSRASSASLGLSFSFTGFTVPSDEIADMKPFSDDDDIAEDIEAGTRKMKIQAEPTLPIYLKFTEVCYKVVIKGVTSTREKEILTGISGSVDPGEVLAMMGPSGSGKTTLLSLLGGRVKEPTGGSITYNEQPYSKHLKSRIGFVTQDDILFPHLTVRETLTYAARLRLPKKLTKEEKQKRAIDVIYELGLERCQDTMIGGSFVRGVSGGERKRVCIGNEIIINPSLLFLDEPTSGLDSTTALRTVEILHDIAEAGKTVITTIHQPSSRLFHKFDKLILLGKGSLLYFGKASEAMDYFSTIGCTPLISMNPAEFLLDLANGNLNDVSVPSELEDKVQIGNSDTETRNGKPSPAIVHEYLVEAYETRVAESEKKKLLAPMMIDEELKSKVVTSKREWGASWWTQYSILFWRGLKERRHDYFSWLRITQVVATAVILGMLWWQSGGDSPKHMQEQAGLLFFIAVFWGFFPVFTAIFTFPQERAMLNKERSADMYRLSAYFLARTTSDIPLDLILPVLFILVVYFMAGLKHDVCAFFLTVLTTFLCIVAAQGLGLAIGATLMDLKKATTLASVTVMTFMLAGGYFVKEVPVFISWLRYLSYNYQTYKLLLKVQYKEKNDWVDGIKVGNGVKEVSTLLAMVFGYRLLAYISLRRMKLHSGA